CCTTCGTGTACATCACCCACGACCAGACCATTGCCCTCGCCATGTCCGATACGGTGGCAGTCATCAATCGCGGTAAAATCGAACAAATCGCCCCGCCCGAGGAACTCTACCGCCGCCCTGCGACCCACTTTGTGGCCTCCTTTGTCGGTGAAAACAACAAACTGACCCAAGGACGCGTCATTGGCGTGCGCGGTGCCCAAGGCGAACAAGTGGAAGTCGACATTGCCGGCCTGCGCATGGTTAGCCGGGCAGGGGAAGCCCTGGAAATCGGCGACACCATCGACCTCTTCATCCGCCCCGAGATGATTTCCCTGCGCCCCGGCAAACACGAAAACGGCCTGCTCGGCAAAGTCAGCGAAGTCAATTTCGATGGCTCGCATTCGCTGGTTATCGTCGATTTGCTGGAAAGCCAGCGCCCCCTCAGCATCAACGTCAAAATTCAACACACGGAAGACGCCCCCGAAGTCCGTGCTGGCGACGTGGTGACCCTCTCCTGGCGTTGGGACGCTGCCAACGCCTTCCACCCCGTAGCCCAGCCCCACACCGAAGCGGAGGTGTGATATGAGCGCATCGGCCAAACGCCGCGGGCTGTGGTTGTTGCTCATTCCCATGCTTTTGTGGATTGGGCTGCTCTTCATCTTGCCGCACATCAAACTGTTTTACCTTTCCTTCGTCAGCCGGCGCGGCGGCGAATTCACCCTCGCCAACTACCTCTATTTCTTCAAAAACCCGCTTTACTGCAGAATTTTCATCCGCACCGCTGTTTTTTCCACCCTGGTCACTTTTCTCACCCTTCTCGTTTCCTTCCCGCTGGCCTTTATCATCACCAAAGTCGCGGGGAAACGTCTCAAAGCCATGCTGCTGCTGGCCGTCATTTTGCCTTACTGGGTCTCAGAACTCATTCAGGCCTTCACGTGGATGGTCTTGTTGCGTGAAAGCGGCGTGATCAGTTACCTCTTGCAACGCCTGGGCATCATCCACCACCCCATCGAATTCCTGTACCACGATTACACCATTGCCCTCGGCCTGGTTTACACCTCTTTGCTCTTCATGACCATTCCCATCATGAACTCGCTGGATACGCTGGACGACAGCCTCATCGAAGCCGCGTATGACCTCGGTGCCAATTTCTGGTCCACCCTGCGGGAAATCATCATTCCCCACGCAGCGCCCGGCATCATGGTGGGCAGCATCATGACTTTTATGCTCAACCTGGGCAACTATGTCACCGTCACGCTGTTGGGCGGCAAAAACAGCCTTTGGTTTACCGAGATCATCTACAATCAGTTCATCATCCGCTTCAACCAAAACAAAGGCTCCGCGTTCAGCGTCATTTTGCTCACCTTCTCGGTCGTTTTCGTGTGGATTGTGCTCAAGGTCACCAAACAAGATCTCTCGGAGGCCATGTGATGTTTCGACGAGAGGGCTTTACACTCAGCAAAGTTTTGTTTTATTTCTACGCGGTGCTCGCCCTGATATTCACCTTAGGGCCGCTGGTTATCGTGACCATTCTGGCCTTCAACAACAACCCCAGCGCCTCTTTCCCGTGGCAGGGCTTTACGCTGGACTGGTTCAAATCGAGCACGCCTGACCGCGTGGGGTTGTTCAACGACGCACGCATGTTGAATGCCATTGTGGTCAGCATCAAAGTCGCGGTGGTGGTGACCTTCCTTTCCATCCTCCTGGGCATCAACAACGCCTTCCTCTTCACCCGCCACAAGTTTCGTGGGCAAAACGCCCTTTACCTGCTAATGCTGGGGCCGCTGGTCGTGCCCGGGGTGGTGCTGGGCACCTCCATTCTTGCTTTCTCTTACGGCATCGCCAACGGGCTCGACAAAATTTTCGGCGCGGGTGCGGGCACGTTCCTGCGGCCGGGTTTTTGGCTGGTGGTGTTTGGGCAAATCAGTTTCGTGGCAACCACAACCTCCATGGTCATTGCCGCGCGCCTCAAACGCTTCGACCTCTCGCTGGAAGAAGCCGCGATGGACCTTGGCGCCAGCCACCCCGAAGCCATCCGTCTGGTGACGCTACCTTTCCTCTCCCCGGCAGTCGTCGGCGCGGCCATCATCGCCTTCCTGTTCTCCTTCGAGAACTTCAACACCACCTACTTCCTGAGCGGCTCTGACCCCACGGTGCCCATTTTGCTCTACTCACGCCTGCGCTTCGGCATCACGCCGGAAATCAACGCCGTGAGCGTGCTGCTCATGGTCGTCACCGGCATCCTGGGCTTCATTGCCTTTGCCTTCCAGAAAGAGGATAACGTCGCCTGACAGGACATTGCAATGCTCATTGCCCAAATCAGCGACACCCACCTTGCGCCGCCGGGTCAACGCACCTTTGGCATTGCGCCGACGGCGGAATACCTGGCGCGCTGTGTCTGCCACATCAATGCGCTGGAACCCCAGCCCGACCTGGTGCTGCACACAGGCGACGTCACCAACAACGGCGATTTGGAAGCCTCCAAACACGCGGCCAAGATTCTGCACGCCCTGAAAGCCCCGCTGGCCATCGTTCCTGGCAACCACGATCGCCGCGACACCCTCGCGGCTGCCTTCGGCCCCACCATTTGCCCGCAAGGCCCGGATGGCCTCATCCAGCACGACATTCGCCTGAACGGCCTGCGCCTGCTGGGGCTGGATACCGTCGTGCCCGACGCGCCGGGCGGCGCCTTCGACGAAGCGCGGGCCGCCTGGTTAGAAGCCCGCCTGCAGGAAGACCCCGCCACGCCCACCGTGCTGTTCATGCACCATCCGCCGGCGCGCTTCGGCGTCATCGAAACCGACCTCGACGGCTTCGCGGGGCGCGAGCGCCTGGCCGAGATTCTCGCCCGGCATTCCCAAATCTTCCGCATCGTCGCCGGCCACATTCATCTGGCTTCCTTCACCGAATGGCAGGGCACCACCATCAGCACCGCCCCCAGCACCGGGATGCGCCTTTACCTTGATCTCACCCTGCGCCGCTCGGCCTACATTCTCGACGCGCCTGCCTACCAGATTCACCTCTGGCTTCCCGAAGAAGGCCGCCTGGTCACCCACACCGTGCGGGTGCTGGCCGAGGAACCGCTGCATCCCTTTGCCCCAGAACACCGCTGAAAGGCAAAGAAAGGAAAACCGATGTCCGCAGACGAAACCGCTCCCGTCCCTCGCTATCGCCAAGTGGCGGAACAACTGGCTAAAGAAATCACCGAGGGGGCGCTGCCCGCCGACGCTCGCATTGCTTCTGAGCGGGAACTCGCTGAACGCTTCGGCATTTCACGGATGACCGCGCGAGCAGCAATCAACATCCTTGTCCGCCGCGGTCTGATTACCCGCCGCAGCGGCGCGCGCGCCCACGTGGCCCCGCCCAAAATCCGCTTCGACCTGAGTTCCCCCGAGGGCCTTTACCGCCAGTTGGAACACGCCGGCATCAAGCCCGGGGCGCGCGTCATTACCGCCGAAAAACTTCCCTGCGAGGCGCTGGAACCCAAAATCTGCCAGGCCCTTCGCCTGCAAGATGCCGACGAGGTATATCACGTCGTGCGCCTGCGCACAGCCGACGACGAACCCATCACGGTGGAAAACTCTTACTTCCCTGCCGCGCTCTTCCCCGACCTGCTCGACTTCCACCTGACCGGCTCCATCTACGGCATTTTGAAGAAGTATTTCGACGTCACCCCCGCGCGGGCAGTGCAGGAATTGGAAATTTCGCTGCTGGATGCCGAATGGGCGCAAATCATGGGCGTTCCCGTCGACCTCCCCACCCTGGAAATTCGCCGCGTGGCTTTCACCACAGAAGGCGTGCCTTTTGAATACGCCTACGACATTTACCGCGGCGACCGCATCCTCTTCACTGCTCGCACGGTGACCGACAACGAGAATACCCCTCCGGCCTGGCAACCAGCCCTGGACAGCCTGTCCGGCCTGGGGTAACAGGCCGCCATGCATCAAGGAAAACCTATGCAGACTTACGACATTGCCATTATTGGCGCGGGCGCAGTGGGCACCGCCATTGCCCGCGAACTCGCCCGCTACCAAACCCGCGTGGTATTACTGGAAGCCAAAGCCGACGTGGGCATGGGCACCACCAAAGCCAACACGGCAATCTGGCACACTGGCTTCGACGCTACGCCTGGCACGCTGGAAGCCCGCCTGCTGCGGCGCTCTTACGCCTTGCTGGAAGAGTACGTCGAGCAAGCGGGCATTCCCACCGAGCGCCTGGGCGGCCTGCTGGTTGCCTGGACGGAAGAGCAGTTTCATACGCTGCCACGCCTGCTGGAACGCGCCCACACCAACGGCGTGACCGATGTGCGCATCATCTCTGCCGAAGAAGTCTACCGCCTGGAGCCGCAACTCAACCAGGGGGCGTGGGGCGGGTTGCTGGTGCCGGGGGAATCGCTCATTTGTCCCTTCACCTTACCCATCGCCTACGCTACCGAAGCGGTGCTCAACGGCGTGACCCTGAAACTCAACTTCCCGGTGCAGCAGATTGGGCAAGATGAGGAAGGCGCCCACCTGGTCACCGGGCCGGGCGGCGAAACCATCAAAGCACGCTACCTGGTCAACGCCGCGGGGCTGTATTCCGACGAAATCAACCGCATGTTAGGGCACCACGACTTTACCGTCACCCCCCGGCGCGGGGAACTCATCGTCTTCGACAAATTCGCCCGCCGCCTGATCAACCACGTCATCCTGCCCGTGCCCACCGCCCGCACCAAAGGCGTGCTCATCAGCCCCACAGTGTACGGCAACATCCTCCTTGGCCCCACCGCGGAAGACCTGGACGACAAAACCAACACCGCCACCAGCGAAACGGGCCTGCAAAGCCTGCTGGAAAAGGGGCGCGCCATCTTGCCACAATTGCTGCACGAAGAGGTCACAGCGACCTACGCGGGCCTGCGCGCGGCCACCGAGCACAAAGATTACCAGATCCGCCTGCACGCTGAGCAGCGGTATGTGTGCGTGGGCGGCATCCGCTCCACCGGTGTGTCGGCTTCCCTGGGCATTGCAGAATACGTGGCCGAATTACTGGCCGAAGCCGGGCTCACCTTGCAGCCCAAGGCGGAATTCAAAACCTACCGCATGCCCAACATCGGCGAAGCCCGCCCCCGCCCTTACCAACAAGGCAAGCGCATTGCCCAAAACCCCAATTACGGCCGCATCGTCTGCCACTGCGAAAAAGTCACCCTGGGCGAAATCCTCGACGCCATCCACAGCCCTATCCCCGCCCGCACCTTAGACGGCCTGCGCCGCCGTACCCGCGCCATGCAAGGGCGCTGCCAGGGCTTCAACTGCCGCGCCACCATTGTAGACATCCTGGCAAAGGAAACCGGTCAAGACCCCCGCTTTTTGCTCGCGCTGGACGGCCAGGACCCGCCAATGCCTTTCACCCTTCCCCAACCCGACCACGCCGCGGAGGAACACGCATGACCACCCATGAAACGGATGTCCTCATCGTGGGCGCTGGCCCCGCGGGCTTGAGCAGTGCCATCGCCCTCAAACGCCGCGGCGTGGCCCGCGTCACCGTGGTAGACCGCGAACCCGAACCCGGCGG
This region of Chloroflexota bacterium genomic DNA includes:
- a CDS encoding FAD/NAD(P)-binding oxidoreductase, producing the protein MHQGKPMQTYDIAIIGAGAVGTAIARELARYQTRVVLLEAKADVGMGTTKANTAIWHTGFDATPGTLEARLLRRSYALLEEYVEQAGIPTERLGGLLVAWTEEQFHTLPRLLERAHTNGVTDVRIISAEEVYRLEPQLNQGAWGGLLVPGESLICPFTLPIAYATEAVLNGVTLKLNFPVQQIGQDEEGAHLVTGPGGETIKARYLVNAAGLYSDEINRMLGHHDFTVTPRRGELIVFDKFARRLINHVILPVPTARTKGVLISPTVYGNILLGPTAEDLDDKTNTATSETGLQSLLEKGRAILPQLLHEEVTATYAGLRAATEHKDYQIRLHAEQRYVCVGGIRSTGVSASLGIAEYVAELLAEAGLTLQPKAEFKTYRMPNIGEARPRPYQQGKRIAQNPNYGRIVCHCEKVTLGEILDAIHSPIPARTLDGLRRRTRAMQGRCQGFNCRATIVDILAKETGQDPRFLLALDGQDPPMPFTLPQPDHAAEEHA
- a CDS encoding GntR family transcriptional regulator, with product MSADETAPVPRYRQVAEQLAKEITEGALPADARIASERELAERFGISRMTARAAINILVRRGLITRRSGARAHVAPPKIRFDLSSPEGLYRQLEHAGIKPGARVITAEKLPCEALEPKICQALRLQDADEVYHVVRLRTADDEPITVENSYFPAALFPDLLDFHLTGSIYGILKKYFDVTPARAVQELEISLLDAEWAQIMGVPVDLPTLEIRRVAFTTEGVPFEYAYDIYRGDRILFTARTVTDNENTPPAWQPALDSLSGLG
- a CDS encoding ABC transporter permease: MSASAKRRGLWLLLIPMLLWIGLLFILPHIKLFYLSFVSRRGGEFTLANYLYFFKNPLYCRIFIRTAVFSTLVTFLTLLVSFPLAFIITKVAGKRLKAMLLLAVILPYWVSELIQAFTWMVLLRESGVISYLLQRLGIIHHPIEFLYHDYTIALGLVYTSLLFMTIPIMNSLDTLDDSLIEAAYDLGANFWSTLREIIIPHAAPGIMVGSIMTFMLNLGNYVTVTLLGGKNSLWFTEIIYNQFIIRFNQNKGSAFSVILLTFSVVFVWIVLKVTKQDLSEAM
- a CDS encoding ABC transporter permease, which translates into the protein MFRREGFTLSKVLFYFYAVLALIFTLGPLVIVTILAFNNNPSASFPWQGFTLDWFKSSTPDRVGLFNDARMLNAIVVSIKVAVVVTFLSILLGINNAFLFTRHKFRGQNALYLLMLGPLVVPGVVLGTSILAFSYGIANGLDKIFGAGAGTFLRPGFWLVVFGQISFVATTTSMVIAARLKRFDLSLEEAAMDLGASHPEAIRLVTLPFLSPAVVGAAIIAFLFSFENFNTTYFLSGSDPTVPILLYSRLRFGITPEINAVSVLLMVVTGILGFIAFAFQKEDNVA
- a CDS encoding phosphodiesterase; this encodes MLIAQISDTHLAPPGQRTFGIAPTAEYLARCVCHINALEPQPDLVLHTGDVTNNGDLEASKHAAKILHALKAPLAIVPGNHDRRDTLAAAFGPTICPQGPDGLIQHDIRLNGLRLLGLDTVVPDAPGGAFDEARAAWLEARLQEDPATPTVLFMHHPPARFGVIETDLDGFAGRERLAEILARHSQIFRIVAGHIHLASFTEWQGTTISTAPSTGMRLYLDLTLRRSAYILDAPAYQIHLWLPEEGRLVTHTVRVLAEEPLHPFAPEHR